Proteins encoded by one window of Lycium barbarum isolate Lr01 chromosome 11, ASM1917538v2, whole genome shotgun sequence:
- the LOC132617502 gene encoding DNA-(apurinic or apyrimidinic site) endonuclease 2 isoform X1 → MKIVTYNVNGLRPRIQQYGSLKKLLDSLDADIICFQETKLSKHDLRADLVRAEGYESFFSCTRTNDRGRSGGYSGVATFCRVKSAFLSNEVALPIYAEEGFTGLLATSKGYEPRKEESPSIAEGLECFSRDELLKIDSEGRCLITDHGHFVLFNLYGPRAVQDDSERIQFKLTFYKLLERRWECLLLQGRRIIIVGDLNIAPAAIDRCDAEPDFEKNGFRRWFRSLLVQNGGRLLDVFRAKHPDRNGAYTCWSQSTGAEEFNFGSRIDHILSAGSCLHDEENQEGHDFVTCHVAECDILMQFQRWKPGNTPRGCVNHKISTSTFHRWKGGRSIKLEGSDHVPVYTSLVEIPEVMQHSTPSLSTRYHPQVCGSQQTLVSMFTRRQTTEQVISEESESPQIPSHEEFISTPEKYDSRASHSMMIGSQRNTNILPGIEAKKKARHSQGSQLTLNSFFQKRTHRSETCSSRFTGSKLCQTDISYSQIEPNGVPSADDESGASIENTQKECQLDACDTDKEKRKVALQEWQRIHQLMQNSVPLCKGHQEPCVPRVVKKAGPNLGRRFYVCARAEGPSSNPEANCGYFKWAAVLKSKGKGK, encoded by the exons ATGAAGATCGTGACGTACAACGTAAACGGATTAAGGCCACGTATACAACAATACGGTTCACTTAAGAAGCTTCTAGATTCACTTGACGCTGATATTATCTGTTTTCAAGAAACTAAGTTATCCAAACACGATCTTAGAGCTGATTTGGTTCGTGCTGAGGGTTATGAGTCTTTCTTCTCTTGTACTCGTACTAATGATCGTGGTCGCTCTGGTGGATATTCTG GTGTTGCAACCTTTTGCCGTGTAAAATCTGCATTCTTGAGCAATGAGGTAGCTCTGCCCATTTATGCAGAAGAAGGCTTCACTGGTCTCCTCGCAACATCTAAAGGATATGAACCTAGAAAGGAGGAGTCCCCTTCAATAGCAGAAGGCCTTGAATGCTTTTCTAGAGATGAGCTTCTTAAGATTGATAGTGAGGGACGTTGTCTGATCACTGATCATGGTCATTTTG TTCTATTCAATTTATATGGGCCCAGAGCTGTTCAAGATGACTCTGAGAGAATCCAATTTAAGCTCACATTTTACAAGTTGTTAGAG AGAAGATGGGAGTGCCTCCTGCTTCAGGGAAGGAGGATCATCATTGTAGGTGATCTCAATATTGCTCCTGCTGCCATAGATCGGTGCGATGCagaacctgattttgaaaaaaatgG GTTCAGAAGATGGTTTAGATCATTACTAGTGCAAAATGGAGGGCGTCTCCTTGATGTTTTTAGAGCAAAACATCCTGATAG AAATGGAGCCTATACTTGCTGGTCACAGAGTACAGGAGCCGAGGAATTTAATTTTGGTTCTAGGATTGATCACATACTTAGTGCCGGATCATGCTTGCATGATGAGGAAAATCAAGAAGGGCATGACTTTGTGACTTGCCATGTTGCAGAGTGTGATATATTGATGCAATTTCAAAGGTGGAAACCTGGAAATACGCCAAG AGGATGCGTAAATCACAAGATATCTACATCTACATTCCACAGGTGGAAAGGAGGGAGGAGCATCAAATTAGAAGGTTCTGATCATGTTCCAGTTTACACGAGTTTAGTAGAAATCCCTGAAGTAATGCAGCATAGCACCCCGTCATTATCTACTAGATATCATCCCCAGGTCTGCGGGAGTCAGCAAACTCTTG TGTCAATGTTCACGAGAAGGCAAACAACGGAGCAAGTTATTTCGGAGGAAAGTGAAAGCCCTCAGATCCCAAGTCACGAAGAATTTATCTCAACTCCAGAGAAATATGATAGTAGAGCTTCTCATAGTATGATGATTGGTTCTCAAAGAAATACTAATATTCTGCCCGGCATTGAGGCCAAGAAGAAAGCAAGGCACAGTCAGGGGTCTCAACTGACACTTAACTCATTCTTCCAAAAACGCACACATAGAAGTGAGACTTGTAGCAGCAGGTTTACCGGTTCTAAACTTTGTCAGACAGACATCTCTTATTCTCAGATTGAGCCCAACGGAGTTCCTTCTGCTGATGATGAAAGTGGCGCTTCAATTGAAAATACTCAAAAGGAGTGCCAGCTAGATGCATGCGACACAGATAAAGAGAAGAGGAAAGTGGCATTACAGGAGTGGCAAAGGATTCACCAATTGATGCAGAATAGTGTACCTCTTTGTAAGGGCCATCAAGAACCTTGTGTTCCTCGGGTCGTTAAAAAAGCAGGCCCCAATCTGGGCCGCAGATTTTATGTCTGTGCTCGAGCTGAG GGACCTTCATCAAATCCAGAAGCAAATTGTGGTTACTTCAAATGGGCTGCAGTATTAAAATCTAAGGGAAAAGGAAAGTGA
- the LOC132617502 gene encoding DNA-(apurinic or apyrimidinic site) endonuclease 2 isoform X2 produces MKIVTYNVNGLRPRIQQYGSLKKLLDSLDADIICFQETKLSKHDLRADLVRAEGYESFFSCTRTNDRGRSGGYSGVATFCRVKSAFLSNEVALPIYAEEGFTGLLATSKGYEPRKEESPSIAEGLECFSRDELLKIDSEGRCLITDHGHFVLFNLYGPRAVQDDSERIQFKLTFYKLLERRWECLLLQGRRIIIVGDLNIAPAAIDRCDAEPDFEKNGFRRWFRSLLVQNGGRLLDVFRAKHPDRNGAYTCWSQSTGAEEFNFGSRIDHILSAGSCLHDEENQEGHDFVTCHVAECDILMQFQRWKPGNTPRWKGGRSIKLEGSDHVPVYTSLVEIPEVMQHSTPSLSTRYHPQVCGSQQTLVSMFTRRQTTEQVISEESESPQIPSHEEFISTPEKYDSRASHSMMIGSQRNTNILPGIEAKKKARHSQGSQLTLNSFFQKRTHRSETCSSRFTGSKLCQTDISYSQIEPNGVPSADDESGASIENTQKECQLDACDTDKEKRKVALQEWQRIHQLMQNSVPLCKGHQEPCVPRVVKKAGPNLGRRFYVCARAEGPSSNPEANCGYFKWAAVLKSKGKGK; encoded by the exons ATGAAGATCGTGACGTACAACGTAAACGGATTAAGGCCACGTATACAACAATACGGTTCACTTAAGAAGCTTCTAGATTCACTTGACGCTGATATTATCTGTTTTCAAGAAACTAAGTTATCCAAACACGATCTTAGAGCTGATTTGGTTCGTGCTGAGGGTTATGAGTCTTTCTTCTCTTGTACTCGTACTAATGATCGTGGTCGCTCTGGTGGATATTCTG GTGTTGCAACCTTTTGCCGTGTAAAATCTGCATTCTTGAGCAATGAGGTAGCTCTGCCCATTTATGCAGAAGAAGGCTTCACTGGTCTCCTCGCAACATCTAAAGGATATGAACCTAGAAAGGAGGAGTCCCCTTCAATAGCAGAAGGCCTTGAATGCTTTTCTAGAGATGAGCTTCTTAAGATTGATAGTGAGGGACGTTGTCTGATCACTGATCATGGTCATTTTG TTCTATTCAATTTATATGGGCCCAGAGCTGTTCAAGATGACTCTGAGAGAATCCAATTTAAGCTCACATTTTACAAGTTGTTAGAG AGAAGATGGGAGTGCCTCCTGCTTCAGGGAAGGAGGATCATCATTGTAGGTGATCTCAATATTGCTCCTGCTGCCATAGATCGGTGCGATGCagaacctgattttgaaaaaaatgG GTTCAGAAGATGGTTTAGATCATTACTAGTGCAAAATGGAGGGCGTCTCCTTGATGTTTTTAGAGCAAAACATCCTGATAG AAATGGAGCCTATACTTGCTGGTCACAGAGTACAGGAGCCGAGGAATTTAATTTTGGTTCTAGGATTGATCACATACTTAGTGCCGGATCATGCTTGCATGATGAGGAAAATCAAGAAGGGCATGACTTTGTGACTTGCCATGTTGCAGAGTGTGATATATTGATGCAATTTCAAAGGTGGAAACCTGGAAATACGCCAAG GTGGAAAGGAGGGAGGAGCATCAAATTAGAAGGTTCTGATCATGTTCCAGTTTACACGAGTTTAGTAGAAATCCCTGAAGTAATGCAGCATAGCACCCCGTCATTATCTACTAGATATCATCCCCAGGTCTGCGGGAGTCAGCAAACTCTTG TGTCAATGTTCACGAGAAGGCAAACAACGGAGCAAGTTATTTCGGAGGAAAGTGAAAGCCCTCAGATCCCAAGTCACGAAGAATTTATCTCAACTCCAGAGAAATATGATAGTAGAGCTTCTCATAGTATGATGATTGGTTCTCAAAGAAATACTAATATTCTGCCCGGCATTGAGGCCAAGAAGAAAGCAAGGCACAGTCAGGGGTCTCAACTGACACTTAACTCATTCTTCCAAAAACGCACACATAGAAGTGAGACTTGTAGCAGCAGGTTTACCGGTTCTAAACTTTGTCAGACAGACATCTCTTATTCTCAGATTGAGCCCAACGGAGTTCCTTCTGCTGATGATGAAAGTGGCGCTTCAATTGAAAATACTCAAAAGGAGTGCCAGCTAGATGCATGCGACACAGATAAAGAGAAGAGGAAAGTGGCATTACAGGAGTGGCAAAGGATTCACCAATTGATGCAGAATAGTGTACCTCTTTGTAAGGGCCATCAAGAACCTTGTGTTCCTCGGGTCGTTAAAAAAGCAGGCCCCAATCTGGGCCGCAGATTTTATGTCTGTGCTCGAGCTGAG GGACCTTCATCAAATCCAGAAGCAAATTGTGGTTACTTCAAATGGGCTGCAGTATTAAAATCTAAGGGAAAAGGAAAGTGA